In the genome of Aedes aegypti strain LVP_AGWG chromosome 2, AaegL5.0 Primary Assembly, whole genome shotgun sequence, the window CAGTAAACTCTTCAAACCATGCAAAACCATAGAGTCCAGAcggtatatttttttaaagaaatataaaccgctgagcgctcAGTAACGCTCAGTAATTGAAGTCAAAAcacagctgtcaaaatattacTAACTGTTCGTTAACGATTACCGAGCAAAGTGTAAAATTAATTACAGCAGGCAGTCAGTATTTCGTTCCAGAtgaataaaaaagaaaattcataTTGAtgataaatttaacaaattaaCTTATTTTGGGAATTCATATTCGTCTTCACTTCATGTATAAAATAATAGACATTTAATGCATTATTCTACATTCTGAAGTTCACAAGTACACcgtgtccaatatattctcatacactttttcCTTTCTGCGTCGTCGTATAAAGAAGGGATCGTTTATCATCAATGTATTGGTGTTAAGTTGCTCTACCTTTGCACTAATGAATGAGCACtgtgtatgatttttttcattccgtGTTCACTTGTAATCGACTATGGAAGAGTTTCGAGCTGTTGTGATAAAAAAGTTTGTGAATGGAGAGCGCCCAGAcgctattttcaaaaatttaaaaagccaAGGTGTGAAGCGAGATTTTGTCTACTGGACCATCAGACGGTACCGTGATACTTCCTCGTTGGATGACCGGAAGAAATGCGGCCGGGCACGTTCAGTTAGGACTAAACGAGTGATAAAGGTTGTAAGAGAACGGATCCGAAGAAAGTCTCAGCGTTCTATGCGGAAAATGGCTGCAGATTTGGGGGTTTCAAAATCGACCATGCACAATATCCTCAAAAGTGACCTGAAATACCATGCTTTAAAAAAACGTAAAGTACATGGAGATTCAGAACCGTCAAAGAAAACAAGGTTCGAAAGAGCCAAACTCATCCTTTCCCGGCACGCTGGAGAAGAGTTTGTgttttccaatgaaaagttaTTTGTTTTACAACAATCCCATAACGTCCAAAACGACAGAATCTGGGCCGCCTCGTCGAAAAATGTGTCAGACAGAGATAGGAACATTCCACGGTTTCAACGCGCTGCTTCAGTGATGGTTTGGGGTGATATTTGTATGCGCGGTAAATTACAactcgtttttatcgaaaaaggtGTTAAAGTCAATGCGGTGTATTATAAAACGGAAGTTTTGGAGAAAATTGTGAAGCcaaatgttcaaaaaatgtttggaagagaCCATTATGTCTTCCAACCGAATGGAGCACCCTCCCACACAGCAAATCTCGTTCAGAGCTGGTGCAGGGAGAATTTAACAGACTTTTTGGCGAAAGATGAATGACCTCACAGTTCACCAGATCTGAATCCTTTGGATTACTTCGTGTGGTCATATATGATGTTGAATGTAAACGAGCACAAAGTGTCTAATTTGGCATAATTCAAAAACGCAATCCATCGTATTTGGAATGAAATGCCCATGAAAGTCGTGCGTGCCGCCTGTGACAGTTTCGAAAAACGCCTAGAGCTAATTAAAAGGGTTAAAGGTGGAGTTATTTCGAAACATTTGCTCTGATTGATTTATGGTATTATGTCTTTCGATAAATACAGTTGATAGTAAAATTCGACTTACTGAAACGCAATAATtgtgttttttatttgtatgagaatatattggacacgGTGTACAATAAAACTTCTTAGAGCAGAATTAACTTCATGTTTCCGAATTCCACAACGAAATAGCAAATTCCAGCTCTTTAATTAAATTTCCAAGAAAATATTATTATCATACTTACGTATAAGAACCAAACGCTCTTCTTGTTCATCTTACTTTGATTTTAAGAAATGATCTCGAACACATCATTTAAAAATCATCGGACACAATCAAAACGCGTCGTTTTGCGCTTTGAAACAAATATGGCGGCATGCTTGGTGTTTGGAACAAATTACAATTTGTTCGGCAAACCATTGTTGCGTTAGTACTGAAGTACGGTAAAAGTTTACAGTCTACAGTAAATCTGGACGATTTACAGTTTTTCGGTAGATGTAATGacaatttcggtaaaaaaaagataaatatgtttatgattttcctattttttcaagtttttaggTAAAGCTTGTTAGCAACACCGAAACTTCAGTTCGTTTTTCATTTACAGGGCGTTTTCGGTAAGAATGTCTACCGAACAACGAAATAAAAACTAAGTGTGTATTAATTATACgtaataaaagtattttttttttttaaattttattgtacatgaaaaaaaaacaatattatttctgagttttgggtcaccctattccacgaaagagcaccctaataacgaaataaaaaaaaacgggtccaaatttttttaaaaagcgtgacaattcaagaaaaaaaatttatttttcgaaCATCGACTGCCTTGGagacggaccagcacaattgtacTGGTCTGAATTTGACTTTGAAAAGTTCATGGAttgatagaatagccaaaataaaaaaaagttttgttctaCGGGATGATGtgtttataaggtaaattttgaaataattactCAAATgtggtccgtcccgaaagggatattaAACACGTTTCTTTGATTGTTATTTTCATATCATATATGATATCCTGAAAAATTTCTGAGGGGGCCTGGAGGATTCTGGAGGGGATCCGGTCCCCCTGCCACCCCCTGTACCTACGCCAATGACTGTAGCCTCCTCTTTTCGATGGTCTCtgactaccgtaatccggggtgaGACATTTGTATGAGGCATGAGTTTTCAGTAGCGTCataatgatagaaatcactgCTTCAAAAAGTCGACAAATatacgcatgaactaaacgcaattttcgcaaaaaaacataatttttactGGGTCATGAATATGAGAAaaagaggcaccattcatgatttgaaaatgttctatcaataaatatttatttgtactttttacgagatgagccATTCCGCTGATTTTATCCTGGATTATGGTACTGGTTTGAGACTGACTTACGCTCTTACTACCCCATGAAACGCtgtaaaatgaaaatgaataaaaaaggaATATTACTTTGTTATAACTAACTACATGTATTATATATTAACATATTTTATTCCTCCTCAACAGGATACTACGCCGACGTGGAAGCTCGATGCCAAGTGTTCCGGGTTTGTGCCAATACCGACGATTCCGGTTCAGGATTTGCTTTTCTTTGTCCAAACGGCACCCTGTTCAATCAAAGATACTTTGTTTGTGATTGGTACATGAACGTTCGTTGCGCAGAAAGTGAAAATTATTACAGCAAGAACGAAGAACTTGGTAAGACCACCACAGACTTTGGAAAAATGATGGGTGCCGTGATGTCGATGGTTGGCTTCCCAATGATGTCCAAGATGATGGCGGCTGTTGCTGCTGATGATGTGCCATTCAACAACGTGAGGCCGAGCTCACTTAACGATGATATTTCCTCAAATGGGAAAAACAGCTTCAGCTTTAACATGCTAGACTTTGTTGGAGGAAATCAACCCTCATTCGGCCAGGATGGCATCAAGGAAAACCTTATTCCATCGAAGGGTGGTGTGAAGGGCGGcgttttccaatcaaaattcaataaggAGAGTAGTTACCAGGCTCACATGGGCAAAGACGTGACACATCCAGCGAATCAAGTGTATGTCTCCAGTTTAGGAACTCTTTCAACCGACCCGCAGTCAGGCTTCGATCCGGTAAAATCAACTTTCCTCGCGCCATCAGTCGGATTGGAACTGCTTCCACCAAGATTGACGAGTAGTCTGAAAGTGCCAACCATTGCACAGAAACAGAAGTTCAACGAAGAGGTAAGACACTCTATTTCCGCCAACATCAACTGCTAACAAACTAAAACAGTTCAGTGTCCATTGTCATCtgcacaaatatttgaattcccgGTTGAGATGACGGCAAACTTTAGACAAGGAACAATTTCTCCGCAGGATGATAGCTCATGCCCACGTAGTCACACGCCTACAAATACTAGTTGTCTACTATAAAAGTTTTCAACCGCAGCgaaagtaaaattgaaaagaagATTGTTCATTCCACCGACTAATTTACTTCCATCCGGTGCTGCTTGCGTGGCATCTCTAACGGATGAGACAATATAATAGTTGAATAAGACAGACAACTAATTGGCGCTTTTACATATATGGTGTTTGTCGAAATTATAAACTTCTCTTCTATTGACGAATAAATGTGAGGTTAAAATTTCCACAATCTATTTTGACAACTCAAAATTGGCGTTTTCCGAACAACTCTAATTATGGCGAAAATGTAGGAAAAATGGTGATTTatcctttcgggacgaacccgCACAATATCActgtgtttaattttttttgcgctttttgaatagcgcctaaaccgttgattttagcgatatagtttgttcggagaagtttcttggtatattaaagcgcaacttttgacgcaaaaagttttgtgatcaatccgcctagcagtgagatagaaaaactatttttttcaaaacatttagttagacatatggtgtcttcaactttgtagaaagcacaaaaaatgttaaacatccTGGGAaaaagttatggtaaaaaatatgatttctaggggtcattcacatacaacggcatatatctcaaaaagtataagagatagaaaaatcgtgtcttagACAAagctgtttcaaattgccaattctacaactttgccgaagacaccatatgtctatcaaaatgttttgaaaaaatagttttctatctcactgctaggtggattgatcacaaaacttttttcatcaaAAGATGCGGTTTAATACACCAAGAAACTtatccgaacaaactatatcgctaaaatcaacggcttgggcgctattcaaaaagcgcatgaaatggAGAAAATAAATCACAGTGTAATAGTGCTGTTCAGCACCCATGGCATTGGATTCCGAACATCACATAAAGCTTTTCtaacttaagttttttttttaatttcaattattGAACTACAGTTGATGCTTGTAATTAAGCACAGCAGCTCTTGTTTACACAGTATTTAAAAATAGCCAGCTCAGTGTAAACAAAATATAAGCAAACagtgtaaaaattgaaaaagttttatcggCTGCAACTTTTCAACAATTCGTTTGTTCAATCTATGTATAGGTATGAATCGAAAGTGAAAgaatcattctttgaaatgacGAAGACCAAAACTatttaatgtgaattgattTCCACAGCAATGATTTTTGATGGGATAACGTGAGACCAGCATAATAGACAAAGAACACACGACATTGGCAAACAAGGCCTTAGCaggacgctgttgagcccaattcaattCGATCTCGCTCACCAATACatctatcaggaagagctaacattaATTTTCCTGATAGTAGTATTAGTTAGCGTGGGCGGGatgaaaagggctcaacagcaacgtttctgaaaaaaaaaggctcaagacctttTGGGCCCTATcgaatgtttgtccagaattgcgCTGGTGTCTGCACTTATCCAGTCGATGTTCGTTCGGACTAccgattttcattttcagtattttgataaAGTTCTAGGTTGTGGCTCTCAGTCTGTTTTGCTCAGATACTGATTTAACattttcatccgacgtttcggacacatttattgtgcctttttcaaggaattaACTGGCACAATaggcacaataaatgtgtccgaaacgtcggatgaaaaagttaaatccgtttttgagcataacgTACTGAGAGCCATAATCTAGAACATACATATAATCATATAATGATCACAGTCGTATCCCCGAGAAATGTtatagaaatattttgaaaaagtcaATTTTCTGATTCTCATTCTAATCCACAATAGTGGAGCTCCATATGAAAAggtggccaaaactaccaaattttatgttttttttttaaattttaaaatacacttaatgtttcatattattatgatccaacattaaaattaaactaaaatttagATTTCTTTGACGTATATGCCATCATATTGgcttaagtaaaaaaaaaaatgaaaaatgtgataataAAACAAAGTACACAATTCATATTTTAGAAATGCAATATTTCCTTAATGCTTTGCATTTTCTGAAACCTTATGGTTCAACATTTGGTTGAATtattaatactattcaatattacccTTAAGttattttaacgatttttaacataaaaatcaaCTCTCAATCAAATAATGTTGCTGCTATTTTGAATagtgcacatcaaaaagcatccgtggatcttacaaaaaacgatTTGCAAAGACATTTGCTGCTTTTCAGGTTAGAACTATttaaaagatatttttcatactaagCTGATTTATCATATACCGTGCTGAATCAATACCCGGATGCTAGGGATCAATgttcaaattatattttaagTGAATTATCTCTTGATTCAGATAATCTTCTGTGATGCAACACATAGATACATATCATATCTAAGTAATGATAACGATTGTTTAACTTAGAAGCTTTTATCATTTAAATAGTCAAATTAATAATTCTTGTCTTGTATTTAAAtccggaaaataaaaataataaaaatgagaaATGTAAGTTGAATAGTGTTTTCATTACCTCAATTGAATCCAAAGATATCCGATTGGACGCTCATGTCTCGAACTGCTGAAATACTTGAATCGCACATTTTTTCTGCGAAAAACGAAGTGAGTGATTAGATAACACTTTTACTTGGTTTGCTTCAAGTTTTCTCTGTACTTTCAAAATTCTCGttcaaataaatcaaattcagtAGTATTTTATAACGTCTGAATTTCGAGCCACTCGTCTTGAATCACGGACAGTCTCTTGCAACACTATAGGTAAACATTTTAACTATATTTCAGTTTCCATAACACTGTATTGTCAAATAATAGTCCCGTTCGCACTTGTGTTGAAAATACCATCGAAATGAATTCGATCACAATATTATTACCCCAATTCAAACTCGATTAAGTAGCATAGCAttgactgactgtacatgtcaatggttgctactccgtgattgattggAACTGGTAAGGATTGCaattcgatccaaatgaataaaagATGGGAATTTCCGCTTACTCTCCAGGTGCAATTTTTGCAAATCTCattttattgatcaataacggcatcggccaagtccttacagtcagttgagatggggaaggaatgttagagtgtaatgattgttgcttctcgAAACtaagaatacctctgcatctccacaatcaccacgagaagggtgtttattagtgaggaaggaaaaatatctgggagtcacctgtggtcggtgatgcgatccatggaaaagaaagaaaacaatttttactAAAAACTATTTAAGCATTTTGTCTTGCGGTGAAAAGATATTTTAAGATAGGAGATAAAGAAAATACGTTGATATTcaaaatgtcgaactattcaaatgttatttttagtaatgacaaGAAAGTTATGTAgaattaaattatattcaacaagcaaaagggtttatgtcgacacttgaagtgacgaaccatacatagtttgtttggaaAATACAAAAACGTTACGTTGCCTCAATACAAATGAGTAATTATAAGCAttaaacgagctcaccattttgtaatccatcctcgactgaacacgatttttttttgcactcgcacaacgcgaaccggacacgattgaCCATCGCTTGCTCGACAGAAACATGGAACAGAATCAAGGGATCAATTACTACCACACTGCCCAGCGAACCGCCGACgacacgagaaaaaaaaaacacgattgCCTGGGCTTCCCCGGAGCCCTGCCCAGCAAATCGCGCGCAAACATTGAATTCGGAAACTGCACCGCCGAAAACACCCATTTTGATCAAATTCGATTAAGTAAAATAAGTgctttcaaccattttttgcatttattataaaaaagcgTTTAAAAACAAATTGAGTGAAAATAAGTTACGTAGTATGTCATCAACCTTTCTGAAACGttaagaaaaaatgaattaCATACTGAGAAAACACATTTTTCGAGTAAAGCGTTAAACATATTATTGGCCGAATATTatctttttccgaccattgcGCATTAAACCATTAAGGTATATGGCAATAAACCATAAATGTGTGATTACATGCGAATCATAGAAATAATGTATCGTACAAAAAGCATGTAACAAAAACTCATAGCTTCGATTTCAAACCtttattgttttttattattgcatATTTGATATAGCTTGTGAATCACATAGAATGTTTTAGATCTCAGATATCAGAGTCTAAGATAAAGTcatttttttggggaacgttaaaaaattacgtccataGTTTATGGAAGTGGGGGTGTATGAAAGTATTTCAGTGCATGTACTAGGTTTGGGATATAGTGATAGTAGACGGAGAGATTGAATCCTTTCTATACCTAAAAATAATGGACGTAAGATATGAATCTCCCCTCTGCTCCCTTATTTGATGATCTACGATTTTTTAATACCATGTTGACGGGACAATCCATTTTTGTGTTCTGTGATGTATTCTGGttcaatattattatttttggcattacgacctcactgggacagagcctgcttctcggagttcttatgagcacttccacagttattatgtgagagttttctttgccaaagttgtcattttcgcattcgtatatcgtgtggcaagtacgatgataccctATGTCCAGTTGAATAATAGGTTGAATTAACCCAATTAAATCATTTTATGCTTTTTTATTAGTTTACGGAAcgagttgcagaatgatgatttttccagcacgagtcgtaaatttataatgacgacgagtgctgtaaaaatcgagttctgcaacgagttacgtacaacattttttgcaatttcaaagaagaccacttgagggtatcagagattatataggaatgcattcaccattattttacaatttctggaaaattgttgTATAATGATTCATTTCGCAACTCAAAACATTTGCGTAATAAGAATGTGTTGCGTAAtggatcattacagcactggtttcaattgcgtaatgactattgccgcactgcatacttcagtgcaggaaagtaggccgtttcatgacaggtgtgatgaaaaacagcctattacaatGAGAAATGGCAAAACTTAACTAATCTTGTGATTATATGGTTTAAGGGGTGAAATCTAGTGCTTCTACCCTGCTAATTGCTAgtaattaatttttaatttttatattggCACACGTTTACATACTTTCTTGGGCATCATCTTGAGTAAGTTGCAGCAAAGGATGACAGTAAAACAGCTTATTGGGCATTACGACGGTTGTTTCTGGACTTCCAAGACTTACCCGAATACCAGTAGcgcaaatatgaaaaaatatgccAGCATTTACCGAGGGTCATGTAATCTTTCTTGGCTCTGAATTCAATGAGAGATGTTCTGGAAAATTgtgaatctagaatgactcggACGTACTTATCTGAGAACCAGGAAGACGTAAAGCTTGATTTCTATCGCGGCttcgtttttccaaaaactataGTTGATTTACTCGTATTAActgaaaggccatattggctaTAATAAGAATTATCTAAAAGAACCTTGttttaaatcaaacaaaaaaaaaatgcgtgtATTACTGCATTATATCCAATTAACTATATTTAAAATGGTTTGAACTCctcaataaaaccaaataatGAATAACGAATGATAAACTTTTGATAATAAGTATCTCTTCATATCTCTCTATCTACATAGCTTGatggaataattaaataaatattctGGTATACATTAATCACAATcgaatttctttttaattttagatCAATTCCGCACCACCAATGCCCAAAGCACAATTCGAACTACTAATGGGTAAGCTGCTGAAAACGTGGACCGACAAGGGTTATGCTAAAACTTTCTCACCGAGGCCTCAGACACCTAAAGCTATTTTACCACCATCGGGCGTCCTTCCACCGTCTCCTTTGCCACTTGGCACGAATCGTCTGCAGTTCTTCGCCGGAAAGTCACAAATAGCTCAAACTCCTCCGGCACCACGTAATCCAAATCCTACCACAGTTCAAAACGTGATTCGAGTGAATAAAGTATTTGTCGCGCCGCAAAGTTATCGCCCATCAAGTTATGTTACTTTCTCGCAAACACCAATTCCGCAATCTGTGGCCCAAAGACTCAATGTGGGAAGTCGTCCCATCGTAAATCCATCATC includes:
- the LOC5578264 gene encoding uncharacterized protein LOC5578264 — its product is MRRGYAGLVGCAVVSMVLLSTVYKANALNAWQAAMLNPNVLQMLMNGGFDTRQPARIFLPPKFYSSILYDSGHRSPEEIFRTNVELMMEAVYDDSLLLKQSPSTASLSQADLTSLVAPSGATFNRPNSISYSDGSTGNRNKGSGALEKNTVTNFKSSSASTPGKTMPSPIVSYQIQSGVPQIGSRIPTGGKRQNFDSTRDPAQKVGLGYNLRSALPGEPDVDYPILGRIPDTSFKCHGRRDGYYADVEARCQVFRVCANTDDSGSGFAFLCPNGTLFNQRYFVCDWYMNVRCAESENYYSKNEELGKTTTDFGKMMGAVMSMVGFPMMSKMMAAVAADDVPFNNVRPSSLNDDISSNGKNSFSFNMLDFVGGNQPSFGQDGIKENLIPSKGGVKGGVFQSKFNKESSYQAHMGKDVTHPANQVYVSSLGTLSTDPQSGFDPVKSTFLAPSVGLELLPPRLTSSLKVPTIAQKQKFNEEINSAPPMPKAQFELLMGKLLKTWTDKGYAKTFSPRPQTPKAILPPSGVLPPSPLPLGTNRLQFFAGKSQIAQTPPAPRNPNPTTVQNVIRVNKVFVAPQSYRPSSYVTFSQTPIPQSVAQRLNVGSRPIVNPSSVQISRRNGIPVQRILRPAPLSASAIRREIGYDIEIVPSNGYYLNNKLERNSYFDALNKQAKSDNGLNYFSGLSSYNVPISSIGPKYNKQR